The segment GGCTTTGCCGGTTCTTGGGATTTTGTTGGCCTCTCCTGCGGCAAAGGCGCAGGAACCTATTGGCGAAGTTATCAAGGCTGGTCAGAGAGATGCAAGCATTTTGATCAAGGCATACGCCGAACCAGGAGGTAGAGCTATGGGCCATGCCCTCAATGGAGGGTGGTTTAATTCCGGGAAGGCTATGGAGTTGGGGAAATTTGATGTTCGGGTTTTTGTGACAGCCGTTTTCACGCCCGAAGACCAGACTACCTTTGATGTTTCTAAACTAAATTTAGAGCGGATGAAGCTTTCTGCAGGAGAGTCTCCTATTGCGCCAACTCTTTTTGGAGATAATGAGGAAGGCCCTCAGTTAGAAGTGCAGTCCAATTCACCAGGGGAGAGAGTGATTTTCAGAACTCCGGCGGGGATAGGGTACCGCAATGTGCCCATTCCTATGGCACAAGTAAGTTTTGGTCTGATTAAAGACACAGAAGTAGCGGTGCGGTTTGTTCCAAAGACTACCTATGAAGAATACTCTGCAAAGCTGTGGGGAGTAGGGGTGAAGCACGGGATAAAGCAGTATATTCCTGTCCTGAGCGCCATTCCAGATTTTGACATTGCCGTCTTTGGTGGGTTTACCTCTTTTGAAACTGCCGCCGATTTAGAAATAAATCCAGACCCGGTTGCGGCTAGAAGTCCGTCGCAACAACAGCCGGGGTACTATGACAACCAACAACTGGTTTTTACCACTAAAGCTTGGACTACCAGTTTAGTTGCTGCTAAAACGGTAGGGGTGTTGGGTGTTTATGGCGGTGTTAAATACAGCCATGTTATAAGCGACATCAATGTGAATGGCCGCTATCCTATCACCGCTTTCAAGATTACGCCTCCTAACCGGTACATTGTGGATACCACAGACCCTGTGGCCGTAAACATAGGTGATAGCCAATTGGGTTTAACTGGCGGGTTGCGCCTGAAGTTGTCTATCTTCTCCATCTATGCCGAGGGCACATGGGCAAAATATCCATCTGCTACTGCTGGTATTGGGTTGGGGTTGTATTAAGCTCTTTTGCCTTATAGAAAAGCCTCTGCTGGGAAACTAGCAGAGGCTTTTTGTTTACTTCGTATGTCTGCAATGCCTTGATGGAAGTGTGACCTTGCTCTCCTTGGTACATTATTTTCTTTGCACATTAAGTATGTAGAAGTTTGATGGGCTCTCTTATTCTATCAAGGTATTTGGGAGAATAAGCCAAAGTTCAACCGTTTAATATATACTGTTTATTGATATTATGTTATTATAGTACGATAAAAAGCATTGTTTTATGTTAAATTTTAAAAGACTTTCTATATGTAAAAGAGTTTAAATAACAAGAGTAAGATGAATAAATTTTGCTAATCAATTGAATTTATAATGATGATAATAGGGAAAATTGAAGAGAGGTTTTATTCGGATTTAGCTTGCACTTATTAAAAAAAATAGAAAATTCTTTACGATATTCTGAACTAGGAATTTAACCTAACAAGCAAAGTAAATGCATTTAACATATGATTAATGTAGGTTTTGCCTAGTGAAAATACAAAATTAGTAAATTTTTAGATAGAAGCCGCTTAGGATATTCAAATGAATTCCAAATGGATTTAAGGTTTTAAATTTATTATGTTAATAAGCTTAACTGTTTATATGTGTAAAAATGACAGGTTTAACCATTTTTATTTTTAATTAAAAGGAAAAGTTTTGTTAAGAATTTGTTAATACGTCTAATAGGTTTAATTTTGATTATCTAATAATACTTTTTTTAACAAACCAAAAACAACATGAAGAAAGCTTTACTTTTCAGTTTTGTTTTGTTTCTAACGCTAATGACACAAGCGTGGGCTCAAAACAGAACTGTAACAGGACGAGTGACTGACGCACAAACGGGAGAGGGAATGCCTGGCGTGACAGTTCAACTCAAAGGCAGCACTACAGCATCACCTACCGATGTTAATGGCGCCTATTCTATCAGTGTGCCTAATACGGGCGGAACTTTAGTGTTCTCTTTCATTGGTTTTACAAACCAAGAAGTTGCCATAGGAAATCAATCTACAGTAAATGTGCGGCTATCCACTGATGCAGAAACTCTGCAAGAGGTAGTTGTGACTGGTTACTCAACTTCTACACAACAGGCTTTTACTGGATCTGCAAAAGTTGTAAGTGGCGCAAACTTAGAGAGAAAAAATGTTGCAAACGTCTCGCAAGCATTAGCAGGTGAAGTGGCAGGTGTTAGAGTAATTAACACAAGCGGGCAACCGGGTACAGTAGCTACAATTCGGATTCGTGGTTTAGGTTCAGTAAACGGAAGTAGAGATCCATTATATGTAGTTGACGGTGTTCCCTTTTTAGGAAGCATCAACTCAATCAATCCATCAGATATTGAGTCTACCACTGTTTTGAAGGATGCAGCAGCCACAGCCATCTATGGTTCAAGAGGTGCCAATGGCGTTGTGGTTATTACTACCAGAAGTGGCAGAGGTAAAAAGTCGTTTATTGAAGCTGATGCCAATTTTGGGACTAACATGCAGCTATTGCCTCGTTATGAGACAATTAAGTCTCCTGAGCAGTACATAGCATTGGGTTGGGAAGGACTTTATAACTACCCTAACACTGGTACTGCCGCTGATCGTATTACCTATGCAAATACAAATCTATTCTCCAATAGTGGTGTTAGAACAGGTTATAACTTATGGAATGCTGCAAACGGTGCCGAGTTGATTGATCCTGCCACTAAGATGGTAAGAGAAGGTGTGACTAGAAAATATGACCCAGAGAACTGGGAAGATTATGCCTTCCAGAACGCTGCTCGTAGAGAGTACAACGTTAAACTGGGTGGTTCCTCTGGAAGGACAAGCTACTTTACCTCCTTTGGGTATTTAGATGATCAAGGTTACTCTATTGCGTCTGATTATGAGCGTTTAACAGCCCGCTTGAATCTAAGACAAGAAGTAACGCAGTGGTTAACAGGTGGTATTAATTTTAACTATGCTAAATCTGAAACAAATGAAGGTGGTCAAACTTCAGACTCAGGGAGTATCTTCTGGTTTGTAGATAACATTCCTTCTATTTATCCTTTGTTTAAAAGAGATGCTGCTGGCGGATTAATTCCTGATCCTTTCTTTGAGGGGTCTAACGTATATGATTATGGTGCTGAAGGAAATTTTGCTAGAGGTTTTGGAGGGTTGACAAATTCGATTGCAGACGCTACTTATAATACAAGAAGGCATAATCGTGATGAGATTAACGGTAATGCTAACTTGGATTTCAACATTATAGAAGGTTTAACCTTTGAGAATAGAGTAGGGGTGCAGTATTACCACAACAAATATGGCTTCTTAAATAACAAGTTCTACGGGTCTGCTGCCGGACAACAAGGTTCTTTGGGTTTGACAAGAACAGAACGCTTTTCTTACAACTTGTTAAATTTATTGCGCTACTCTAAGTCTTTTGGGCAACACGGAATAGAAGCTTTGGCAGCCCATGAAGCAACAGATTATGAGCAAAACATATTTTCAGCTTCTGGTTATAGATTAGTAGATCCGAATATTCTAGAATTAAGTAATGCGGTTGTTAAAAACCCAACTCAGAACTCTTATACAACTAGATACACTTTGGAAAGCTATTTCGGGCAAGTGAATTACGACTTTGCCAAGAAGTATTTTTTATCTGCAACAATTAGAAGAGATGGCTCTTCAAGATTTGTCAATGAAAAGTGGGGAACATTTGGTTCCTTAGGAGCTGCTTGGCTTGTTTCAGGAGAAGACTTTATGAGCAGTTTAGGGTTCATAAGTAATTTGAAACTAAAAGCAAGCTATGGTTTAATTGGAGACCAAGCAGGTGTTGGGGTTTATTCAGGATATGACTTATATAATGTTGACAATGTGAACAACCAACCTGGTTTTTCATTTGCCACAAAAGGAAACCCTGATTTAACCTGGGAAACTTCCAGAATGTTCCAGACAGGGGTTGAGTTTGAACTTGGGAAATATGTAGAAGCATCTTTGGACTATTATATCAAAAATACTGAGAATTTGATCTTTGATATAAGAACTGCTCCATCTCTGGGATACGCTATCCTAACATCAAATGCAGGAAAACTTCAAAACAAAGGATTTGAATTTGATGTAACCGGGCATGTTTTGCAAACAAAGGATTTCCGTTTAGACCTAAGTGTTAATGGTGAAATCTTTACAAACAAAATAACCGAAATGCCACTAGATCCTTCAACAGGTGCGCCTAAGGTGATAGATGTACAAGGGAACTACGGTTGGTCAGAAGGCCATTCAATCTTTGATTTCTATATGCGCGAGTGGGCAGGGGTAGATCCTCTGGATGGCAGAGGCAGGTGGACTGTTCATTATGTTGATGCAAATGGAAATGGTTCATTTAACCCTGGCGAGCAGGTTTCTAGCTTAACAGATTACTTGGCTAAAAATCCAGACCAAGCAGGCAATATATTAGTTGGAACTACTAAAGTTTACTCAGAAGCAACACAGAAGTACGTTGGAAAGTCTCCTATTCCTGATGTTAGAGGTGGTTTTAATTTATCAGCAGGTTATAAAGGCTTTGACCTAAGTGCACAAATGCTATATAGCTTTGGTGGCTATGCTTATGATGCAGCGTACGCAGGCCTAATGCACAGTGGTGTTGTAGGTAGCAACAACTGGCATGTTGATATTCTTAACAGATGGCAAAGTGCTGAAAATCCTGGTAATGGAAATGTACCCCGTCTTTCCAATGCGAGAGATGCAAACGTGACCTCGGCTTCTACGCGATTCCTCACAAAGTCAAATTATTTATCTCTGAATAATGTGCGTCTTGGTTACACAGTTCCGGCAAGCCTGACCAATAGGTTTGGAGTAGGCGGAGTTTCAGTTTGGGTATCTGGAGATAACTTGTGGTTGAATAGTGCTCGCAAAGGATTTAACCCTTCTACCGCAGAGACAGGTGGTTCAAATACCTACCTTTATAGTCCTCTATCAACCGTAACGGCTGGTCTAAGAATAAAAATCTAATTACAATGAAAAAGCAATTATATACAATAGCATTAGCTGTGCTTACAGTTATTGCCAGCAGTTGCCAGGAAGATTTTCTGGAGGAACAACCTAATCAACAGCTGTCGTTAGAGCAACTTAGGGAGGCTGCTAAAACAGATCCCTCTTTACTAACGGCGTTTGTTGATGGTATTTACTCAACTATGTATCAGTCTGGTACTGGTGGTACCACAAATCATGATGATTTCGGACAGAAGGGATATGATATATATGCTGATATGCTGTCTTCTGATATGGTGTTAGCAGGTACTACTTATGGTTGGTACTCCAACATTGCAAGATACCAGGCTACTAAAGATTTTACTGTCAATGCGGCTTATCAGCCTTGGAGATATTATTACCGAATCATCTTCGGTGCGAATTCCTTGATAGAACTTTTAGGTGGGAATGATGCAACGCAAACAGATGCTGGTAGAACCCACCTTATGGGGCAAGCAAAAGCATTGCGCGCTTATGCATATTTTTACTTAACTCAGTTCTACTCTACTGGATATGGTAATGGATCAGAAAAAATATTGCCAATCTATAACACAACTACTGTTCCTGCACAGCCAAAGAGTACAGCAGCTGAGGTGTATGAGTTCATGGTGAAAGATTTAGATGCCGCCATTGTTGCCTTGCAAGGGTTTAATAGAACTGCTAAGCTTCAGGTGGATCAAACAGTAGCGAAAGGCTTACTTTCTTATGTGCTTGCGGCACGTGGCACACAGGCAGATTTGCAAAGAGTGGTAACATTAACAAATGAAATCGTTGCTACTACACCCTACCGTATTTTAAATCCAAATGAAGTTGTTGCCCAGTTCGATGCAGCTGGTCAAATCACTAACCGCACAACAGCCGGATTCAACAATGTGGCGTCTCCAAGCTGGATTTGGGGTGTAGATCTTTTGCCAGCTTACGGGCTTAACCTTATTTCATGGTGGGGTCAGGTTGATGTGTTTACCTATAGCTATGCATGGGCTGGAGATCCTAAATCTATTGATAAAAGCTTGTATGATGCTATTCGTACTGGTGACATTAGAAAAGGGCAATTCATTTCCACTAATTTACAGCCAAGAAATAAATTCTTTGCTCCAAATAGAGTAATTGGCCAACAGCGTCAGGTAGAGACTGACTATGTATACATGCGCTTGGAAGAATTCGTGCTCTTGAATGCAGAAGCTAAAGCGAAACTAGGACAAGAAAGCCTGGCTAAAGATGCTTTAAAGACCTTACTTTCTAAGAGAATGACAACAGCAGCGGATTATCTTTATGTAGATGCCCTTAGTGGTCAGGCTCTGTTAAATGAAATTCATCTTCAAACTCGTATCGAGCTTTGGGGTGAAGGAAAATCTTACTTATCCCTTAAAAGAAATAAGAGAACTGTTACAAGAGGCACTAATCACTTGTTTGAGGCAGGAAATTCATTCGCTTGGAATTCTGATGAGCTTACATTTGAGATCCCTCAAGCAGAAATTCTTAATAATCCTGTTCTCTCTGAATAAGATTTTATAATTAAATCTATTCAGTAGATAGCTTCTTCTTTAAAGAGTAGCATATGGAAAGCTGAGAAAGTTAGTAGACCAGCTATTCACTTTAGATAAAAAAAAGCCTCAGATATATTTCTGGGGCTTTTTTTATGAGGTAAAAGCAGCTAGGTTCCTCAAACCGGTGAACTAGAGACACACTTCTGGAAAGCATTAATAGCAAGGGCAGGTTTTTGCAAGTTGGTAATGTTTATTTGGGTTCAATCTTTATTAGCTGAGTGGTAACGCAAGATGCATTTACTGCTTGGTGCTTGTGATGAGAAACTTTTCCCCTAAGTCTTTCTAAGTTGATTTAAACTAAAGATTTTTGCAATGTAGATTTCAGAGGCAGTAGCTCTGAATGTGATTGATAATAAGTAAAGCAGTGGAAAGTAGAGGGGCCTTTTTCGTTTACTTAAGGGACAACCTGGGCCAGTAAACTTATGGAGAAATGCAATTATGATAATTATTGAAAATGCATATCTCCATATGATGCGAAATTGATAAATCTTAAATAAATCCTTTAGAATAAATCCAATTTTATATTAAATATATTAAAGGAATTATAGGTAATGCAACAAAAAATAAGATTTGGAATTTATTTTAGTACGAATAGAACTAATATAATTTCTTTGAGAAAAAAATTATTATGTTAAGAATTTGTTAAGAAAGCTTTTAAAGTTAAATTTGGTTAACAAACAATAATTTTTTCTACAAACAAACTACAAAACCAACATGAAGAAAGCTTTACTTTTCAGCTTCGTGTTAGTGTTGACGCTTTTTACACAAGCGTGGGCACAATCACGAACTGTAACAGGACGAGTGACTGACGCAGCAACAGGAGAGGGAATGCCTGGCGTAACAGTTCAACTCAAAGGCAGCACGACAGCATCACCTACTGATGTTAACGGCGCCTATTCAATCAGTGTGCCTAATGCAGGCGGAACTTTGGTGTTCTCTTTTATTGGTTATTCAAACCAAGAAATAGCCGTTGGAAACCAATCTACTGTGAACGTACGATTAGCAACAGATGCTCGTCAAATTTCTGAAGTAGTAGTAACTGGGTATGGCGTGCAGGAGAAGCGCGAGGTAACAGGTTCAATTGCTCAGGTAAGTGGTGCCTCTATCCAAAACCAGCCTATTGCTTCGTTAGACAAAGCGTTGCAAGGAAGAGCTGCCGGGGTAGTAGTGCAGTCTAGCAACGGTATCCCAGGTGGTTCTGTGAATGTGCAAATCCGGGGAGTAGGCTCTGTAAATGGAGGTACCCAGCCGCTGTACATTGTAGACGGGGTGCAAATTAATACCGGCGCCACACGATCAGGGGTAACATCTGCCAACCCGCTTGCGGGAATTAACACCAATGATATCGAGTCTATTGAGGTAATCAAAGATGCGGCAACGGCGGCAGTTTATGGTTCTCAGGCGGCGAATGGGGTAGTAATCATTACTACCAAGAAAGGGAAAGCAGGTAGAACTAATTTTACGGCTAATTATTACACTGGCTTAGCAGAGAGATTAAAGAAATTTGATGTGTTGAACTCACAGCAATATTATGCTTTAAGAACAGAGGCTGTTACAAATGCGAACAACCCTGCAGGTGCCAGAGGTATAGTACTTAATGAGATTGGTCTTCCTGCCAATGCTACAGATGCTCAGATTGCCGCATTGCCAACGTATGACTGGCAAGATGAAGCTTTCCAAAGAGGGGTAGTAAATAATTATGAACTTTCTGCCAGAGGTGGAAACGAGAAAACAACTTTCTATTTGTCTGGTGCTTACCAGGAGCAGTCTGCTATCTTGTCTAAGGCTGACTTCAGAAGAGCAAGTGCGCGGTTAAACTTAGACCATGCTGCCACAGATAATCTAAGTTTCTCAACTACCTTGAACTTAAGCAATGTTACTCAGGAAGCACCATTTGCAACTTCTGGATCATTTCTGGGTAACCCTGCCTTTGCAACTAGCTTGATTCTGCCGAGTAACCCTATCAGAAATGAAGACGGTACTTATTACGGGTTGCCTGGTAGCGGACAGGTGTTTAGAGGTATTCTAAACCAGAACGTGGCTGCGGTTAATGAGTTTAACTCCGGTTCACAAAGAACTACTGGTGTGTTAGGCTCTTTTGCTGTAAACTATAAGATCCTTCCTGGTCTTTCATTTAGATCTAGCTATAGCTTAGATTACAACAGTATTGATGGAGAACAATATCGTGACCCAAGAACGCCAGACGCTTTCGTGGTAAGAGGAAGAGGGTTTAGAACTGTTGACTGGTTGACGAACTTTCAGTCCGTACAATTGTTGACTTTCGCAAGAACGTTTGCAGATGTGCATAAAATTGAAGCCCAAACGGGTTTAGAGTACAGAAGAGATGTACGTAGTAATGTTTTCGCTAACGTATCGGGTTTCCCAACGCCAGAGTTCAGAACTTTAGGTAGTGCAAGTACCCCTGTGAGCGTTGGAGAAGGCTTTACTGGTTACAAAAGAGCTGGTGCCTTTGGATCAATCAACTACGTGTTCAATGGGAAATACACTCTAAGAGCAATCATGTCTTATAATGGCTCTTCTCGCTTCGGTAAAGATACCCAATATGGTTTCTTCCCTGGGGTGGCAGCAGCCTGGAACGTGGCTGATGAAAACTTTATGGCAGATGTTGATTGGGTATCTTCTTTGAAATTAAGAGCAAGCTGGGGTAAGAATGGCCGTGATGGTAGCGGTGGTGGAGGTATTGGTAACTTTGATGCCAGAGCTCTTTACGGTAATGCCGGGCTTTATGCCGGTGCCTTGGGTATTGCTCAGACCAACCTTGCTAACCCCGTTCTTCAGTGGGAAACTCGTACTATGACAGA is part of the Rufibacter tibetensis genome and harbors:
- a CDS encoding DUF6588 family protein codes for the protein MKNPFLKLSLVALPVLGILLASPAAKAQEPIGEVIKAGQRDASILIKAYAEPGGRAMGHALNGGWFNSGKAMELGKFDVRVFVTAVFTPEDQTTFDVSKLNLERMKLSAGESPIAPTLFGDNEEGPQLEVQSNSPGERVIFRTPAGIGYRNVPIPMAQVSFGLIKDTEVAVRFVPKTTYEEYSAKLWGVGVKHGIKQYIPVLSAIPDFDIAVFGGFTSFETAADLEINPDPVAARSPSQQQPGYYDNQQLVFTTKAWTTSLVAAKTVGVLGVYGGVKYSHVISDINVNGRYPITAFKITPPNRYIVDTTDPVAVNIGDSQLGLTGGLRLKLSIFSIYAEGTWAKYPSATAGIGLGLY
- a CDS encoding SusC/RagA family TonB-linked outer membrane protein, whose amino-acid sequence is MKKALLFSFVLFLTLMTQAWAQNRTVTGRVTDAQTGEGMPGVTVQLKGSTTASPTDVNGAYSISVPNTGGTLVFSFIGFTNQEVAIGNQSTVNVRLSTDAETLQEVVVTGYSTSTQQAFTGSAKVVSGANLERKNVANVSQALAGEVAGVRVINTSGQPGTVATIRIRGLGSVNGSRDPLYVVDGVPFLGSINSINPSDIESTTVLKDAAATAIYGSRGANGVVVITTRSGRGKKSFIEADANFGTNMQLLPRYETIKSPEQYIALGWEGLYNYPNTGTAADRITYANTNLFSNSGVRTGYNLWNAANGAELIDPATKMVREGVTRKYDPENWEDYAFQNAARREYNVKLGGSSGRTSYFTSFGYLDDQGYSIASDYERLTARLNLRQEVTQWLTGGINFNYAKSETNEGGQTSDSGSIFWFVDNIPSIYPLFKRDAAGGLIPDPFFEGSNVYDYGAEGNFARGFGGLTNSIADATYNTRRHNRDEINGNANLDFNIIEGLTFENRVGVQYYHNKYGFLNNKFYGSAAGQQGSLGLTRTERFSYNLLNLLRYSKSFGQHGIEALAAHEATDYEQNIFSASGYRLVDPNILELSNAVVKNPTQNSYTTRYTLESYFGQVNYDFAKKYFLSATIRRDGSSRFVNEKWGTFGSLGAAWLVSGEDFMSSLGFISNLKLKASYGLIGDQAGVGVYSGYDLYNVDNVNNQPGFSFATKGNPDLTWETSRMFQTGVEFELGKYVEASLDYYIKNTENLIFDIRTAPSLGYAILTSNAGKLQNKGFEFDVTGHVLQTKDFRLDLSVNGEIFTNKITEMPLDPSTGAPKVIDVQGNYGWSEGHSIFDFYMREWAGVDPLDGRGRWTVHYVDANGNGSFNPGEQVSSLTDYLAKNPDQAGNILVGTTKVYSEATQKYVGKSPIPDVRGGFNLSAGYKGFDLSAQMLYSFGGYAYDAAYAGLMHSGVVGSNNWHVDILNRWQSAENPGNGNVPRLSNARDANVTSASTRFLTKSNYLSLNNVRLGYTVPASLTNRFGVGGVSVWVSGDNLWLNSARKGFNPSTAETGGSNTYLYSPLSTVTAGLRIKI
- a CDS encoding RagB/SusD family nutrient uptake outer membrane protein: MKKQLYTIALAVLTVIASSCQEDFLEEQPNQQLSLEQLREAAKTDPSLLTAFVDGIYSTMYQSGTGGTTNHDDFGQKGYDIYADMLSSDMVLAGTTYGWYSNIARYQATKDFTVNAAYQPWRYYYRIIFGANSLIELLGGNDATQTDAGRTHLMGQAKALRAYAYFYLTQFYSTGYGNGSEKILPIYNTTTVPAQPKSTAAEVYEFMVKDLDAAIVALQGFNRTAKLQVDQTVAKGLLSYVLAARGTQADLQRVVTLTNEIVATTPYRILNPNEVVAQFDAAGQITNRTTAGFNNVASPSWIWGVDLLPAYGLNLISWWGQVDVFTYSYAWAGDPKSIDKSLYDAIRTGDIRKGQFISTNLQPRNKFFAPNRVIGQQRQVETDYVYMRLEEFVLLNAEAKAKLGQESLAKDALKTLLSKRMTTAADYLYVDALSGQALLNEIHLQTRIELWGEGKSYLSLKRNKRTVTRGTNHLFEAGNSFAWNSDELTFEIPQAEILNNPVLSE
- a CDS encoding SusC/RagA family TonB-linked outer membrane protein, coding for MKKALLFSFVLVLTLFTQAWAQSRTVTGRVTDAATGEGMPGVTVQLKGSTTASPTDVNGAYSISVPNAGGTLVFSFIGYSNQEIAVGNQSTVNVRLATDARQISEVVVTGYGVQEKREVTGSIAQVSGASIQNQPIASLDKALQGRAAGVVVQSSNGIPGGSVNVQIRGVGSVNGGTQPLYIVDGVQINTGATRSGVTSANPLAGINTNDIESIEVIKDAATAAVYGSQAANGVVIITTKKGKAGRTNFTANYYTGLAERLKKFDVLNSQQYYALRTEAVTNANNPAGARGIVLNEIGLPANATDAQIAALPTYDWQDEAFQRGVVNNYELSARGGNEKTTFYLSGAYQEQSAILSKADFRRASARLNLDHAATDNLSFSTTLNLSNVTQEAPFATSGSFLGNPAFATSLILPSNPIRNEDGTYYGLPGSGQVFRGILNQNVAAVNEFNSGSQRTTGVLGSFAVNYKILPGLSFRSSYSLDYNSIDGEQYRDPRTPDAFVVRGRGFRTVDWLTNFQSVQLLTFARTFADVHKIEAQTGLEYRRDVRSNVFANVSGFPTPEFRTLGSASTPVSVGEGFTGYKRAGAFGSINYVFNGKYTLRAIMSYNGSSRFGKDTQYGFFPGVAAAWNVADENFMADVDWVSSLKLRASWGKNGRDGSGGGGIGNFDARALYGNAGLYAGALGIAQTNLANPVLQWETRTMTDVGIDFAFFGNRVSGTIGGFFEKNDDLLFSLPLQLTTGYSTVTVNVGALEQKGAEFELNTINIDKGDFQWRTNFNYGFVKNEITRLYNDVENTPSYSLIVGEDLGVIYSYEYAGVNPATGRPMWLDKDNNPTYQVAAADRRVIGSTLPRHTGGLENTFSYKGFDFTFLFQYQYGRTEFDGQYGFLAENGNRTFNSLTDLYNRRWTTPGQITDVPRPYNGGTESQGSNHAIASTRNYFKTDYIRLKNMQLGYNFSSSLLARTKVFSSARMYVQATNLYTYTDFPGYDPEFYGVATGIIPQSKNVTFGVQLGF